The following nucleotide sequence is from Ferruginibacter lapsinanis.
ACCTCCAATTAAAAAAACGACATTTTTTACACTTTCATTGGCCCTATTCTGGATAAAACTTGCCAATAACTCACTGCTAAACTGTTTACCTCTTTCATCCAGCAATACCAGATAATCGTCTTTTTGCAACATATTCAGAATGATTTCTGCTTCTTTTTTCTTGAGTTCTGCATTATTGAGCACTGCAGCATTTTTGGGAGGAGGAATAATTGTCCAATTGGCCGGATAATAGTTGCTAATACGCTTTGTAAACTGCTCTACGCCTTCTTTTACATAAGATTCATGTGCTTTGCCAATGGTCCAAAAGTTGAGTTTCATATATTTTGATACTGCAAAATTGCTTAAAGACTTGGGAACAATAAAATAAATTTCTATATTTGCACCCCATTTGGCTGCGTAGCTCAACTGAATAGAGCATCTGACTACGGATCAGAAGGTTTTAGGTTTGAATCCTAACGCGGTCACAAAGTAAGAAGTCTCTTTATACTCATAATGAAGTATTTAGAGACTTTTTTATTTCTCTTATGCTATTATTAGGTACGCAAAACACTAATCTGCTTGTAAATTGCTTGTAATTTTTTACTAGTAACCTACATACTCCAAAACACAGAGTATGGAACTTACCTTTAAAATTGTTCTAGACAAAAGACACAAGAAAACAAATGAAACTTACCCCTTAAAACTTAGGGTATTTCAAAACAGAGCCTACAAAGAACGGAGTTTAAACATTGCTATTTCTGAAAATGATTGGGATTCCAATTTGCAAATGGTACTATCAACTAATGATAGCTACACAGCCTTAAATTCAAAATTGACATCTACTAAAGCAAAAGTTCAGAAACTTATCTTTTTAAGTGAAGATGCAGAAACCCTAACTACACCCGATGAAATCATTAAACGATTAAAGAACAAGGGGCAAAAGCAGGGAGGCAATATAAAGCCTTCAATTATACAGTATGGCAAAGATCATATTGAAAAATTAAAGGTTTCAGGTAGGATAGGAAGTGCAATAACTTATTCTTGTGGTATTAATAAACTAAAAGATTACGCTAAGACAGATAAGCTAACTTTTGAGTCAGTAGATTACAGATTTATTGAAAATTTCAATACTGCTCTATTAAAAGAAGGTATAAAAATCAACAGCATTGGTAACTATTTTAGGAGCATTCGAGCCTTATTCAACAAAGCTATTAAAGAAGGTGTTGTAGAAGCAAAATACTACCCATTTACGAGCTTTAAAATCAAAACAGAGAAGACTATCAGTAGAGCATTAACAAGTACTGAAATTAGCCAAATATTTGCTCTTGATTTACCTGTTAGGAGTACTATTTGGCATCATAGAAATCTATTTGCTTTGTCCTACTGTTTAATAGGAATTAACTTTTCTGATTTGTTAACTCTTACAAAGGAAAATTTTATTGATGGCAGAATAACCTTTAGAAGAAGTAAAACACATAAGATTTATAGTATTAAAATTCAACCAAAATCAAAGGATATTTTTGATTACTATTTTACTGAGTTTCCAGAAAGTAGTAAGGAGTTTTTACTTCCATTTGTCAAGAATTTCAACAATCCAATTACACTGAAAAAGGATATTTCACAAGCAATTAAAAATACCAATGATTATTTAAGAAAACTAGCCACTGAATGCAAAATAAGAAAGAATATAAGTACTTATTATGCAAGGTATAGTTGGGCTAATATAGCAAGAGAGCTAGGTTATCCTAAAGATATGATTGCAGAAGCTTTAGGGCATGAGTATGGGAATAAGATTACTGGCATTTATCTAGATAATTATAGTAATGAAATAATAGACAAGATGAATGATAGGGTTATAAGTTCTGTATTTTGATTAAAAAAGAGTAGGGGTTATAATGCCCCTACTTTGTTTTTATCTTGTTCCTTTTGCCAATATTCAATTGAAAATTGAGGAGCAGCACCAATAGATTTTCTTAACTCATCTTCCATAACTGACTTGACATAGTTTTCATTACCTAAAGTGGTTACTATGCTATCATGAATAGTAAATAATGGCAAATCAGGGTTTTCTTTGCTTATTCTTTTACAAACTCTTTCAAGAATTAAATAACTTTCTATTCTTTGAAGTACAACAGCTAGGTTTCTATAATTATCTTTTTTGATAAATTCAAAAAGCTTAGCAATTACAGGGAATTTCCTTTTGAATATTTGTGTTGCGGAATCCCTTTTTCTATTATAGCTTTTATTATCATCATCAAAAAGAAGTTGCAATACAATCTTTTTTACTTTATCTCTTTTTTCATTCTCTGTCTTACAAGAAGTTAAAACTCCCTCTTTTTCAAAAATTGGTATTAAGTATTCGTAAAAAGTACCATTTACCACATTTTTGATAAATTCTTCTTTTTGAATGTCCTTCTGGGTAAGGGTTTTAGAGGAATCTAGGAACTTAATGATATTATTTATTTCTTTCTTGTTTTTCCTTATTTCTATATACATTTCCTCACTAATCCTTTTCAAGGTTGGTTTTTGGGCTGTATCCACAGATTGCCAAAACTCTTTTTTGAGCAAGGCTGTACACATATATGGCTGACTATTTTTGATATCAATAGATACCAACTCTTGATCATCATAAGTTATAAATTTTCTAAGCCATTTAGGAATGTTGGTTAAATTAGTATGTAATCTTTTACCTGTTTCATCAATATGACAATAGTAATCTTTACAATTGATCCTATTTACAAGAATTTTGAAGTTTTTACAGCTTTCATTTAACTGATTAATTTCTTCAAGCTTTTTTGAACTACTAAATGAACAGCTATTTATCAATGCCATTTCATTTAGCTCATATTCATTAATAGCTTTATAAGCCTCTACTTCATCAATTTGAAGTTTTTGAGAATCTATCCATTTTACTAAATGTGGTAACTCTTTTTTGACTAAATTTATTTTGAAAGTATGCTTGGCTTTAATTTTCGTACATAAAGTAAAATCGGTTAGTGTGGCTTTCTTAAAATCTTGACCTCTATATTGGTCGGCGAGTCTATAACCCATACTGACTTTTTCAGGAATAAATTTCCCGTCACATTCTATGATACCAACTTTTTTCAGGTATTCAATATGGTTGTGATACTGGGGAATGAATTTTTCCAGAATTTTAGAATGTAATGGGACATAGCCATTGCTTTTACCTAATTTCTTTAGATGCTCATCATCGAGAGATGCTCTTCTTGTCATTATACAATGAATAATGTATAGTAAAGAGTCTTTCTTAAGTCCTTTTCTTTTTTCAAAAGGATTTGCTTTAATAATTGTTTCAATATCCAAGTTTACTGGACAGCATGCTTTAATAGCCATAATAATTTAGCTTTAAATTTTAAAAAATATGTTTCTTTACTCCCTTTGGAGTTGATGTAATCCAGAAACACATTCATTAAAATTCAGAACTCAAATATTACAGTTACCAAAATAGCATACTCTCTTAATTAGAGGAGTAAACGATAAAATTGGTGGGAAGTTTTAAAACTGTATCTGAATGTCATAATGCCTCTCCTTCACTTTACCTCATTGACCTAGTGCAAAGTTACGAAATATTGTATGTTGTATCCAAGAAAAATAAGGGCATTTGAAAAAATATTTTAACGTAATTAGTTAGTTTTTTAATAGACAATAATCAATTTAGTTATGATATTTTGTAAATGGGTCGTTTCTTAAAGCTATCCATAAAGTTTATTTGGATTTCCTTTTTTAAATATTGTGTTACAATTACTTGAATTTTTGCTTATATTAGCCACTAGCAAAATATTCAGGGTAATTAATTATTAACTGAATAAAATTATATAGACAAGATGAAAAATTATAAATTAATAGACCTTTTTAGTGGGGTGGGAGGTATTTCAACGGGTTTCCATTGGGCAGGATTTACTACTGTTTTTGCAAATGAATATGATAAAGAAATAGGAGAAGCTTATAAGGCAAATTTCCCAGATACAAAAACGATTATTGAAGATATCCGTAAGATTGATTTTGCCGAAGTAATGAAAGATCTTAAAATTAAAAGGGGGGATGTTGATGTAATCGCTGGTGGTCCCCCTTGCCAGGGGTTTTCAATGGCTAACCGTAAAAGAATAGAGCAAGATGAAAGAAATTTATTGTTTCTTGAATTTGTAAGAGCAGTAAAGGCATTTCAACCCAAATGTTTTTTAATTGAGAATGTTGTTGGAATGACTGCTGAAAAAGTTGCTATTAAAAGCTCTGAAAAGAATGTAGTTGACTCAATGACAGATT
It contains:
- a CDS encoding site-specific integrase, whose amino-acid sequence is MELTFKIVLDKRHKKTNETYPLKLRVFQNRAYKERSLNIAISENDWDSNLQMVLSTNDSYTALNSKLTSTKAKVQKLIFLSEDAETLTTPDEIIKRLKNKGQKQGGNIKPSIIQYGKDHIEKLKVSGRIGSAITYSCGINKLKDYAKTDKLTFESVDYRFIENFNTALLKEGIKINSIGNYFRSIRALFNKAIKEGVVEAKYYPFTSFKIKTEKTISRALTSTEISQIFALDLPVRSTIWHHRNLFALSYCLIGINFSDLLTLTKENFIDGRITFRRSKTHKIYSIKIQPKSKDIFDYYFTEFPESSKEFLLPFVKNFNNPITLKKDISQAIKNTNDYLRKLATECKIRKNISTYYARYSWANIARELGYPKDMIAEALGHEYGNKITGIYLDNYSNEIIDKMNDRVISSVF
- a CDS encoding 23S rRNA (pseudouridine(1915)-N(3))-methyltransferase RlmH translates to MKLNFWTIGKAHESYVKEGVEQFTKRISNYYPANWTIIPPPKNAAVLNNAELKKKEAEIILNMLQKDDYLVLLDERGKQFSSELLASFIQNRANESVKNVVFLIGGAYGVSDEIMKRANTKWSLSQLVFPHQLVRLILSEQIYRACTIIRNEKYHHS